In the Flavobacterium pallidum genome, one interval contains:
- a CDS encoding transketolase family protein, with amino-acid sequence MKKYTNTGSKDTRSGFGAGLTELGQKNENVVALCADLIGSLKMDDFKKNHPERFFQIGIAEANMIGIAAGLTIGGKIPFTGTFANFSTGRVYDQIRQSVAYSDKNVKICASHAGLTLGEDGATHQILEDIGLMKMLPGMTVINTCDYNQTKAATLAIADHHGPVYLRFGRPVVPNFMPSDEPFEIGKAILLNEGSDVTIVATGHLVWEALLAAEALEAKGISAEVINIHTIKPLDEAAILKSLGKTKCIVTAEEHNILGGLGESVARVLSLHHPAPQEFVAVQDSFGESGTPEQLMEKYKLNHQAIAEAAMKVIARK; translated from the coding sequence ATGAAAAAATATACAAACACAGGCAGTAAAGACACCCGATCCGGTTTTGGGGCAGGGCTTACTGAGTTAGGGCAGAAGAATGAAAACGTAGTCGCATTGTGTGCGGACCTTATCGGATCGCTCAAAATGGACGACTTCAAGAAAAACCATCCGGAGCGTTTCTTCCAGATCGGTATTGCTGAGGCGAATATGATTGGCATTGCCGCCGGATTGACCATTGGCGGTAAAATACCTTTTACGGGAACTTTTGCAAATTTTTCCACAGGAAGGGTTTATGATCAAATCCGCCAGTCAGTGGCATATTCGGATAAGAATGTAAAAATTTGCGCTTCACACGCCGGACTTACATTAGGTGAAGATGGTGCCACACACCAAATCCTGGAAGACATCGGCCTGATGAAGATGCTGCCGGGAATGACCGTAATCAATACCTGTGATTACAACCAGACCAAAGCCGCTACGCTTGCAATAGCTGACCATCATGGACCTGTTTACCTGCGTTTCGGGAGGCCGGTTGTGCCAAATTTCATGCCGTCCGATGAACCTTTTGAAATCGGGAAAGCCATTTTGCTCAATGAGGGTAGTGATGTAACTATAGTTGCCACCGGGCATCTCGTTTGGGAGGCATTGCTTGCAGCCGAAGCTTTGGAAGCCAAAGGGATTTCTGCGGAAGTCATTAATATCCATACCATTAAGCCCTTGGATGAAGCCGCAATCCTGAAATCTTTAGGTAAAACAAAATGCATTGTAACTGCCGAAGAGCACAATATCCTGGGAGGACTTGGTGAAAGTGTGGCAAGAGTGTTGTCACTTCACCATCCGGCGCCACAGGAATTTGTTGCCGTACAGGACAGTTTCGGCGAAAGCGGGACCCCTGAGCAACTGATGGAAAAATATAAGCTGAACCATCAGGCGATTGCTGAAGCGGCCATGAAGGTAATTGCGAGGAAATAA
- a CDS encoding FKBP-type peptidyl-prolyl cis-trans isomerase, whose protein sequence is MNKFKFYFIAFTASLTLFSCHKNDDSIKTAPLRDRAAQYTADIDSIETYLKTHYMTVTTIDGLQDIAIDTLIAGDGHVSIWDNTEYPLVKDKIVTNDVRVSNLTTGDPEDTVPYHMYYVILNQGGGANRPTTVDSTFTSYRGWKLDNKEFDRNKNGIWSTYPIMSTAESALISGYRQFVTLLNPAESVTQNGDGTYTFNNAGVGVVFLPSGLGYFNTARVNIPSYSPLVFTVRLNSVKRRDHDQDGVLSLYEDLNHNGDYFDDDTDGDTVPDFIDIDDDNDHYYTKDEVRKPAGTAGPSWKYPFDPIPNADPLLNEPAGIPNCAGDTSSQTRLRKHLDASCH, encoded by the coding sequence ATGAACAAATTTAAGTTTTATTTTATTGCGTTTACCGCCTCCCTGACATTATTTTCCTGCCATAAAAATGATGATAGTATCAAAACAGCTCCTCTGCGTGATCGCGCTGCACAATATACCGCCGATATAGATTCTATCGAAACTTACCTGAAAACACATTACATGACCGTCACCACTATCGACGGACTGCAGGATATTGCGATTGACACGCTTATTGCAGGTGACGGACACGTGTCCATTTGGGACAATACGGAATATCCTTTGGTAAAAGATAAAATCGTAACCAACGATGTTAGGGTATCCAACCTTACTACCGGTGATCCTGAAGATACGGTACCTTACCACATGTATTATGTGATTTTGAACCAGGGTGGTGGTGCAAACCGCCCGACAACCGTAGATTCGACTTTCACAAGTTATCGCGGATGGAAGCTTGACAACAAGGAATTTGACAGGAATAAAAATGGCATCTGGTCCACTTACCCTATAATGAGTACGGCAGAAAGCGCATTGATTTCAGGCTACAGGCAATTTGTAACCCTGCTGAATCCTGCCGAAAGCGTTACACAGAATGGTGACGGGACTTATACGTTTAACAATGCCGGTGTGGGTGTGGTTTTCCTTCCTTCCGGATTGGGCTACTTTAATACGGCGAGGGTGAACATCCCTTCGTATTCCCCATTGGTTTTTACCGTCAGGCTCAATTCAGTGAAACGCCGTGACCATGATCAGGATGGCGTATTGTCACTGTATGAAGACCTGAACCACAATGGCGATTATTTTGATGATGATACAGATGGTGATACTGTTCCTGATTTTATCGATATCGATGATGACAACGACCATTACTATACCAAAGATGAAGTCCGCAAACCAGCAGGAACAGCAGGCCCTTCATGGAAATATCCATTTGACCCGATTCCTAATGCAGATCCACTGCTGAATGAACCGGCAGGAATTCCGAATTGCGCTGGAGACACTTCATCACAGACGCGATTGAGGAAGCATCTGGATGCGAGTTGCCATTAA
- a CDS encoding RNA-binding S4 domain-containing protein has protein sequence MRIDKYLWCVRYYKTRNMVTEACKKNQITVNGSVAKPSKEVFAGDKITFRKEQITHIIAVLDIPLNRVGAKLVDIYRKDETPPEAFAHLEMMKLSKEHYRRTGDGRPTKKDRRDLEDYELENETDS, from the coding sequence ATGAGAATTGATAAATATCTGTGGTGTGTGAGATATTACAAGACACGGAATATGGTGACAGAAGCCTGCAAGAAGAACCAGATCACTGTAAATGGCAGTGTTGCAAAGCCATCGAAGGAAGTGTTTGCAGGAGATAAGATTACTTTTCGCAAAGAGCAGATTACCCATATTATTGCGGTATTGGATATTCCGCTGAATCGTGTAGGCGCGAAGTTGGTTGATATTTACCGAAAAGATGAAACCCCGCCGGAAGCCTTTGCACATCTCGAGATGATGAAGCTTTCCAAAGAACATTACCGTCGCACCGGAGATGGGCGCCCTACTAAAAAAGACCGTCGTGATCTTGAGGATTACGAGCTTGAAAACGAAACCGATTCCTGA
- a CDS encoding phosphoribosyltransferase domain-containing protein: protein MSHNIILNHQEIEHKIRRIAYQIYETFVDEETVIVAGIADNGIVFAEKIKSVLEKIAPIKVLLCEVRIDKQNPNNPVTTSLTPSEYSEKCLVLVDDVLNSGTTLIYGVRHFLDVPLKKFKTAVLVDRNHKKYPVKADFKGISLSTSLLEHVNVEFKEESIAYLS, encoded by the coding sequence ATGAGCCACAACATCATCCTGAACCATCAGGAAATCGAGCATAAGATCCGCAGGATTGCTTACCAGATATATGAAACATTCGTTGACGAGGAGACTGTAATTGTAGCCGGTATCGCTGACAATGGGATTGTTTTTGCAGAGAAAATCAAGTCGGTGCTTGAAAAAATCGCTCCTATAAAAGTACTTTTATGTGAAGTGCGTATCGACAAGCAAAATCCGAATAATCCAGTAACCACTTCACTTACACCCAGTGAATACAGTGAAAAATGCCTTGTATTGGTTGACGATGTGCTGAATTCCGGGACTACATTAATATATGGGGTAAGGCATTTCCTGGATGTTCCACTGAAGAAATTCAAGACGGCGGTTTTGGTCGACAGGAATCATAAAAAGTACCCGGTGAAAGCTGATTTTAAAGGGATTTCGCTTTCGACTTCGTTGCTTGAGCATGTGAATGTGGAATTTAAGGAAGAATCAATCGCCTACCTGAGCTAG
- a CDS encoding shikimate kinase — protein sequence MRKIILLGYMGSGKTTVGKILSQKIHIPAYDLDEIIEESEQAGIPEIFSSKGEIWFRKAEHKALMVQLQRPESFILSLGGGTPCYANNHEFLKQEDVISIYLKATVGTLMQRLREGISGRPLITSISEQEQSDYIAAHLFERSFYYNQARFKINTDALTPEGVAQEIIKLLAQVGD from the coding sequence ATGCGAAAAATCATTTTACTTGGTTATATGGGTTCGGGGAAAACGACGGTTGGGAAAATTTTGTCTCAAAAAATCCATATACCGGCCTATGACCTTGATGAAATTATTGAAGAAAGCGAACAGGCAGGTATTCCCGAAATTTTCAGTTCAAAAGGAGAAATCTGGTTCAGGAAAGCAGAACACAAAGCACTGATGGTACAGTTGCAACGCCCGGAAAGTTTTATCCTGAGCCTTGGCGGCGGAACACCGTGCTATGCAAACAACCATGAGTTTTTAAAGCAGGAAGATGTCATTTCAATTTACCTGAAAGCAACAGTGGGTACTTTAATGCAAAGGCTGCGGGAAGGGATTTCCGGAAGACCTTTAATCACATCAATATCTGAACAGGAGCAATCAGATTACATTGCAGCCCATCTTTTTGAAAGAAGTTTTTACTACAACCAGGCCCGTTTTAAAATCAATACCGATGCACTTACACCTGAAGGGGTGGCTCAGGAAATCATAAAATTGCTAGCTCAGGTAGGCGATTGA
- a CDS encoding MerR family transcriptional regulator, whose amino-acid sequence MNNTHAIFNIRDLENISGIKAHTIRIWEKRYNILQPERTDTNIRLYTIENLRRLLNITLLHHHGYKISKIAIFDEGRLASMIKDIISPKTVKHHAINAFKMAMLQFDQQFFQETYFNLLAEKSFREIFNDIFIPLLNEVGLLWQTETITAVQEHFISSMIRQKLFVSIEKTQQEVTISNSGTFIFYLPSNENHDIGLLYMYYEAILNGYKTIYLGPGIQIDDLRRLLPHVENPVFVTYFTLHPEKETLQEYFSEFLRKLPDETELWIAGHKVLDLPDQVNIPSISIIRSFADYTRKL is encoded by the coding sequence ATGAACAATACCCATGCTATTTTCAATATCCGAGACCTCGAAAACATTTCGGGTATTAAGGCGCATACGATACGTATTTGGGAAAAGCGGTACAATATTTTGCAGCCGGAGCGTACTGATACCAACATCAGGCTTTATACTATTGAAAATCTCAGGCGCCTACTTAACATTACGTTGTTGCACCATCACGGCTATAAAATTTCCAAGATTGCCATTTTTGATGAAGGTAGGCTTGCCTCGATGATCAAGGATATCATTTCGCCTAAAACTGTCAAACATCACGCTATCAATGCGTTTAAGATGGCCATGCTGCAATTTGATCAGCAATTTTTCCAGGAAACTTATTTTAATCTATTGGCAGAAAAATCATTCAGGGAAATCTTCAATGACATTTTCATCCCCCTTTTGAATGAAGTCGGGTTGTTATGGCAAACCGAAACCATCACTGCAGTGCAGGAGCATTTCATAAGTTCGATGATACGCCAGAAACTCTTTGTCAGTATTGAAAAAACGCAACAAGAGGTAACCATTAGTAATAGCGGAACTTTTATTTTTTACCTTCCGTCAAACGAAAACCACGATATCGGATTGCTGTATATGTATTATGAGGCGATCCTGAATGGTTATAAAACCATTTACCTCGGTCCGGGAATACAGATAGATGACCTGCGCAGGCTTTTGCCGCATGTTGAGAATCCAGTTTTTGTAACGTATTTTACGCTGCATCCTGAAAAAGAGACTTTGCAGGAATATTTTTCAGAATTCCTAAGAAAATTACCTGATGAGACTGAATTGTGGATTGCAGGCCATAAGGTACTGGATCTGCCGGATCAGGTCAATATTCCGTCCATCTCTATCATTCGCTCGTTTGCAGACTATACGAGGAAATTATAA
- a CDS encoding phytoene desaturase family protein — translation MKKKIAVIGSGFSSLAAACYLAKDGHAVTVYEKNDTIGGRARQLKKDGFTFDMGPSWYWMPDIFERFFADFDKKPSDYYELIKLSPAYSVYFGPNEHVEIADNFTAICNTFEEIEPGSGIKLANFIGKAKNNYAIAMTDLVYRPGNSPLELVTAKTIQNLGQFFTNISGDIRKQFSNPKLVSILEFPVLFLGAKPSDTPSFYSFMNYADFGMGTWHPKTGMFDVVKAMQELATALGVTFKTSSSIQKIIVQNNKATGLVINGENINADLVLSGADYHHTETLVDKRFRQYSEKYWNSRVFAPSALLFYVGLNEKIKGISHHALFFDTDFEKHAKSIYDTPEWPEAPLFYSSFPSKTDPSTAPEGMESAVFLIPLAPGIDDTPQLRDKYFEIIMNRFGTITGTDLRKSIVFKEDYCVNDFTSDYNSYKGNAYGLANTLMQTAFLRPKLKSRKIRNLYFTGQLTVPGPGVPPALISGKLAAGLIQKDIANKPDQR, via the coding sequence ATGAAAAAGAAAATTGCTGTTATCGGTTCCGGATTTTCATCGCTTGCTGCTGCTTGCTATCTGGCAAAAGACGGGCATGCGGTAACTGTTTACGAAAAAAATGACACCATCGGAGGCCGCGCAAGGCAGTTGAAAAAAGATGGGTTTACGTTCGATATGGGACCGAGCTGGTATTGGATGCCTGATATTTTTGAGCGTTTTTTTGCTGATTTTGACAAAAAGCCATCTGATTATTATGAACTGATCAAACTTTCGCCAGCTTATAGTGTTTATTTCGGGCCAAATGAGCACGTTGAAATTGCAGACAATTTTACCGCAATCTGCAATACTTTTGAAGAGATAGAACCTGGAAGTGGTATCAAGCTTGCTAATTTCATTGGCAAGGCCAAAAATAATTATGCCATCGCAATGACGGATTTGGTATACAGGCCCGGGAATTCTCCTCTGGAGCTGGTCACTGCAAAAACGATCCAGAATCTGGGACAGTTCTTTACCAATATCAGCGGCGATATCAGGAAACAGTTCAGCAACCCGAAATTGGTCAGCATTCTTGAATTCCCAGTATTATTCCTTGGCGCCAAGCCATCGGATACGCCATCTTTTTATAGTTTTATGAACTACGCTGATTTTGGGATGGGCACCTGGCATCCGAAAACCGGGATGTTCGATGTGGTAAAGGCGATGCAGGAACTCGCAACAGCATTGGGCGTTACTTTTAAAACATCAAGCAGCATTCAGAAAATAATCGTACAAAATAATAAGGCGACAGGGCTTGTCATAAACGGCGAAAATATAAACGCAGATTTGGTTCTGAGCGGTGCAGATTACCACCATACTGAAACATTAGTGGACAAGCGCTTTCGGCAATACTCAGAAAAATATTGGAATAGCAGGGTTTTTGCTCCTTCTGCGTTGCTTTTTTATGTGGGACTGAATGAGAAAATCAAAGGTATAAGCCACCATGCCTTATTTTTTGACACCGATTTCGAAAAACATGCGAAATCTATTTATGACACGCCTGAATGGCCGGAAGCCCCTTTGTTTTATTCCAGCTTCCCTTCAAAAACAGATCCTTCGACTGCTCCTGAAGGCATGGAAAGTGCCGTTTTCCTTATTCCGCTTGCGCCCGGAATTGATGATACTCCGCAACTGCGCGATAAATACTTCGAAATCATTATGAACCGTTTCGGAACGATAACCGGAACCGATTTGCGTAAAAGCATTGTATTTAAGGAAGACTATTGTGTGAATGATTTCACATCAGATTACAATTCCTATAAAGGCAATGCCTACGGACTGGCCAATACGCTGATGCAAACAGCTTTCCTGAGGCCAAAACTGAAAAGCAGGAAAATCCGTAATTTATATTTTACGGGCCAACTGACTGTTCCGGGCCCTGGTGTTCCCCCTGCGTTAATTTCGGGGAAACTGGCTGCGGGGCTGATACAAAAAGACATTGCAAATAAACCTGATCAACGATGA
- a CDS encoding phytoene/squalene synthase family protein — MKSIFDTISFQCSRDVTKAYSTSFSAAVRMLAPSIRQDIYNIYGFVRFADEIVDSFHDYDKNVLFDAFEMDLKKAISHKISLNPVLNAFQHTVHKYQIPMALIDAFMKSMRLDLTKTVYETQADYEQYIYGSADVVGLMCLKVFVNGNDAKYNELEFAAMKLGSAFQKVNFLRDLKADHEELNRTYFPGTDLNQLDEISKQRIIDEIEADFKIGYEGIAALPLEAKFGVYTAYVYYTRLLSKLKKIPSTDLKSKRIRVPDYEKYGLFAKCYLTYRFNFI, encoded by the coding sequence ATGAAATCCATATTCGATACCATATCATTCCAATGCTCCAGAGATGTCACGAAGGCTTACAGCACTTCATTCTCGGCCGCAGTGCGTATGCTCGCGCCATCCATTAGGCAGGATATTTACAATATTTACGGATTTGTTCGTTTTGCGGATGAAATCGTAGACAGTTTCCATGACTATGATAAAAATGTGCTTTTCGATGCTTTTGAAATGGATTTGAAAAAGGCGATAAGCCATAAAATCAGCCTGAATCCTGTACTCAATGCATTTCAGCACACCGTGCATAAATACCAGATTCCGATGGCGCTGATTGATGCTTTTATGAAAAGCATGCGGCTGGACCTGACAAAGACGGTTTATGAAACCCAGGCGGATTATGAACAATATATTTATGGCTCGGCCGATGTAGTGGGATTGATGTGCCTTAAAGTTTTCGTAAATGGGAATGATGCAAAATACAACGAACTGGAATTTGCGGCGATGAAACTCGGATCTGCATTCCAGAAAGTCAATTTTCTCAGGGATCTGAAGGCGGACCATGAAGAATTAAACCGCACCTATTTCCCGGGAACTGATCTGAACCAGCTCGATGAAATTTCAAAGCAACGGATTATTGATGAAATTGAAGCCGATTTCAAGATTGGATATGAAGGCATTGCGGCATTGCCGCTTGAAGCAAAGTTTGGCGTTTATACCGCTTATGTTTATTATACGAGGCTACTTTCTAAACTTAAAAAAATCCCGTCGACGGATTTGAAGAGCAAACGCATCCGTGTGCCGGATTATGAAAAATATGGACTTTTTGCCAAATGTTACCTGACGTACAGGTTTAATTTTATTTAA
- a CDS encoding sterol desaturase family protein gives MWIHIVVFFLTFFFMEFMAWFSHKYIMHGFLWVLHADHHKKDHDSWFERNDMFFIFYAVISIGFFLLWQYDVLNIGLAIGLGIFAYGAAYFMVHDIFIHQRFKIFRNANNRYARAVRRAHKMHHKHLGKHDGECFGMLIVPFKYFKK, from the coding sequence ATGTGGATTCATATTGTCGTTTTTTTCCTGACTTTTTTCTTTATGGAATTTATGGCCTGGTTCAGCCATAAATATATCATGCATGGGTTTTTATGGGTTTTGCACGCTGATCACCATAAAAAAGACCATGACTCGTGGTTTGAACGTAATGACATGTTTTTTATATTTTATGCTGTCATCAGTATCGGTTTTTTCCTGCTTTGGCAATATGATGTCCTGAACATAGGGCTTGCCATCGGTTTAGGGATTTTTGCTTACGGAGCAGCATATTTTATGGTGCACGATATTTTTATACATCAAAGGTTTAAAATATTCCGAAATGCCAACAACCGCTACGCACGCGCCGTACGCAGGGCACATAAGATGCATCACAAGCATTTGGGCAAACATGACGGTGAATGTTTCGGGATGTTGATTGTCCCGTTCAAATATTTCAAAAAATAA
- a CDS encoding DUF4252 domain-containing protein has product MKRLLISLSCSLFLTGCNSEPTLQKYFIKKSGKSNFIVLDLTPNIFKMDKLKLTADEKKALDSFDKMNMLFFKSDSVSTTAYDTENKALKNLLNDKKYELLMRVGSGSDGASISYVGKDDEHIDEFVIYAAKKENGIAVVRVLGNDMDPSGVMTLLSLLKNANIDQKQLEPLKKLMK; this is encoded by the coding sequence ATGAAACGCCTTCTTATATCACTCAGTTGCAGCCTGTTTTTAACGGGCTGCAATTCTGAACCTACCCTGCAGAAATACTTCATTAAGAAAAGCGGAAAGTCCAATTTTATCGTATTGGATTTAACACCAAATATTTTCAAGATGGACAAGCTGAAACTGACTGCAGATGAAAAGAAAGCGCTCGACTCGTTTGATAAAATGAACATGCTTTTCTTCAAATCGGATTCTGTTTCAACTACGGCTTATGACACAGAAAATAAGGCATTAAAAAACCTTCTTAATGACAAGAAATACGAACTGCTGATGCGTGTCGGTTCCGGAAGCGATGGCGCTTCTATAAGCTATGTAGGAAAAGACGACGAGCATATTGACGAATTCGTTATTTATGCTGCAAAAAAAGAAAACGGCATTGCAGTAGTCAGGGTTTTAGGCAATGATATGGATCCATCAGGTGTGATGACGTTGTTATCGCTGCTGAAAAATGCCAACATCGACCAAAAGCAATTGGAGCCATTGAAAAAGCTTATGAAATAA
- a CDS encoding DUF4252 domain-containing protein, with translation MKSTKKMFLYAALLLPMLFFGQTAFDKFDGRDDITAVIVNKKMFQMMGKVDSKDKEAQQYLNLIKKLDYLRVFTTTNDKTTQELKSTAEKYIKSSGLEELMRVNDKGKNIRIMIKSGAKETVVKELLMFIEGSGKDDTVLLSLIGEFDLDEISVLTDKMNLPGGDVLSKGTKGKK, from the coding sequence ATGAAATCAACAAAAAAAATGTTCCTTTATGCAGCGCTTTTATTGCCAATGTTATTCTTCGGCCAGACAGCCTTTGATAAATTCGATGGCCGTGACGATATTACTGCGGTAATTGTCAACAAAAAGATGTTCCAGATGATGGGTAAAGTAGACAGCAAGGATAAGGAAGCCCAGCAATACCTGAACCTGATCAAGAAACTGGATTACCTCAGGGTTTTTACCACAACGAATGACAAGACTACGCAGGAACTCAAATCCACGGCCGAGAAATATATCAAATCATCAGGCCTTGAAGAACTGATGCGCGTGAATGACAAAGGCAAAAACATCAGGATCATGATCAAATCCGGTGCAAAGGAAACCGTTGTTAAGGAACTGCTCATGTTCATTGAAGGTTCCGGAAAAGATGACACGGTTTTGCTGTCACTGATTGGTGAATTTGACCTGGACGAGATTTCAGTATTGACCGATAAAATGAACCTTCCGGGCGGCGACGTGCTGTCAAAGGGTACTAAAGGCAAAAAGTAA
- a CDS encoding RNA polymerase sigma factor → MTQSDFIAIINPLRSKMFRFAKRLLISNEEAEDATQEVIMKLWAMNERLNEYRSIEALAMTMTKNYCLDQLKSNRATKHLQIVHNDFAIHGKDYQKDLESSDSLKWIGRIVNQLPEQQKLVLHMRDIEHYEFAQIAEILDITEVTARVTLNRARKTIKEQIIKTHQYGTA, encoded by the coding sequence ATGACCCAAAGCGATTTTATTGCCATCATCAATCCGCTCAGGAGCAAAATGTTCCGCTTTGCAAAGCGTTTGCTGATCAGCAATGAAGAAGCCGAAGACGCTACGCAGGAAGTCATCATGAAACTTTGGGCGATGAATGAAAGGTTAAATGAATACCGCAGCATTGAAGCACTGGCCATGACCATGACAAAAAATTACTGCCTGGACCAGCTCAAATCAAACAGGGCAACAAAGCACCTGCAGATTGTTCACAATGATTTTGCAATTCATGGAAAAGATTACCAGAAGGACCTTGAATCTTCCGACAGCCTGAAATGGATCGGCAGGATTGTGAACCAGCTTCCTGAGCAACAGAAATTAGTGTTGCACATGCGTGATATCGAACACTATGAATTCGCACAGATTGCAGAAATCCTGGACATCACCGAAGTTACGGCAAGGGTGACCCTGAACAGGGCGCGCAAGACGATTAAAGAACAAATTATTAAAACGCACCAGTATGGAACCGCATAA
- a CDS encoding S41 family peptidase, with amino-acid sequence MKRTYKYLILLFLGVLGFQACDDMDDKVASVPEGLEVESFIYRGLNLYYLWKADVPDLADDRFENQEQKNAFLAAAGGPGNLFQDLLYRPSSKFPNDPVDRFSVLFDDYVALENLFAGVTKNNGVDFGLKRINGGSQVFGWVRYIIPGSDAATKDIHRGDMFYAVDGVPLFSNSPTDDNLDLLAKETYTLSLADYDGGNITPNGRTVTLTKTQLTENPVFDARVITTGNHKIAYLAYNGFTANFDSQLNDAFAQFLSADATDLVLDLRYNSGGSVRTATRLASMVTGQFNGQLFAKQQWNEEVQAAFEDMNPQALVNNFTNSIGSTSINSLNLTKVYILTSRGTASASELVINGLKPYIDVVQIGDKTTGKNVGSITLYDSPALVNKDNVSNKHKYAMQPLVFKTTNAEGFGEYANGLPPTVPLLEDLGNLGQLGDVNEPLLSTAIGLITSNGRRIHQNPSDQTRDFKDSKSIRRFGTDMYLEEVPAGIVRR; translated from the coding sequence ATGAAAAGAACTTATAAATACCTGATTTTACTGTTTTTGGGCGTGCTTGGTTTCCAGGCATGCGATGATATGGATGATAAAGTTGCCTCAGTACCGGAAGGCCTTGAAGTGGAAAGCTTCATTTACCGTGGGCTGAACCTTTATTACCTATGGAAAGCTGACGTCCCGGATCTGGCTGACGACCGCTTTGAGAACCAGGAACAAAAAAATGCATTCCTGGCCGCAGCGGGTGGTCCGGGGAACCTATTCCAGGACCTGCTTTACAGGCCGTCGAGCAAATTTCCAAATGATCCCGTGGACCGTTTCAGTGTGCTCTTTGATGATTATGTTGCGCTTGAAAATCTTTTTGCCGGGGTAACAAAAAATAATGGGGTCGATTTTGGATTAAAGCGAATAAACGGCGGCAGCCAGGTCTTCGGCTGGGTACGGTATATCATTCCCGGTTCAGATGCGGCTACAAAGGATATTCACCGCGGCGATATGTTCTATGCCGTGGATGGCGTCCCGCTATTTTCGAACAGCCCAACCGACGATAACCTCGATTTACTGGCCAAGGAAACATATACATTGAGCCTTGCTGATTATGACGGCGGGAATATTACACCAAATGGACGTACTGTAACGCTGACAAAAACACAGCTTACAGAAAATCCAGTGTTCGATGCCCGGGTAATTACTACCGGAAACCATAAGATTGCCTATCTGGCTTATAACGGTTTTACGGCAAATTTCGATTCCCAACTCAACGATGCTTTTGCCCAATTCCTTAGTGCAGATGCTACTGATCTTGTATTGGATTTAAGATACAATTCCGGTGGTTCTGTCCGCACGGCAACGCGGCTTGCCAGTATGGTTACCGGACAGTTTAACGGGCAGCTGTTCGCAAAGCAACAGTGGAATGAAGAAGTGCAGGCGGCCTTTGAAGACATGAACCCACAGGCATTGGTAAATAATTTTACGAATTCCATTGGCAGCACAAGCATCAATAGTCTGAACCTGACAAAAGTCTACATCCTTACATCCAGAGGAACAGCATCAGCCAGTGAGCTTGTCATTAATGGGTTAAAACCTTATATTGATGTAGTACAAATTGGGGATAAAACCACCGGAAAAAATGTGGGCTCTATTACCTTATATGATTCACCTGCGCTTGTCAATAAAGACAATGTCTCGAACAAGCATAAATATGCAATGCAACCTTTGGTTTTTAAAACGACCAATGCTGAAGGATTCGGCGAGTATGCAAACGGCCTGCCTCCAACGGTTCCGCTGTTAGAGGATCTTGGAAACCTCGGTCAACTGGGAGATGTAAACGAACCTTTGCTTAGTACCGCCATCGGGTTGATTACTTCAAATGGAAGAAGGATCCATCAAAACCCTTCAGACCAGACGCGTGATTTCAAAGATTCTAAATCCATCAGGCGTTTCGGGACAGATATGTACCTTGAGGAAGTTCCTGCCGGAATCGTCCGCAGATAA